The Hyperthermus butylicus DSM 5456 genome includes a region encoding these proteins:
- the cobB gene encoding NAD-dependent protein deacetylase yields the protein MVGLVEDIRRAAELLVQYRPFIAFTGAGISAESGVPTFRGRGGLWERFRPEELATPEAFERNPRLVWEWYRWRMEIIYKARPNPAHYALVELERLGLIRCVVTQNVDGLHQRAGQHCVVELHGNIWRARCMRCSYKLVFREPPREVPPRCPRCGGLLRPDVVWFGEPLPEEAWRTAVELAESSQGILVVGTSGVVMPAGYIPHIVKQHGGYVVEVNIEESAVTPIADVFLKGRAGEVLPRLVEEARKLLAHG from the coding sequence ATGGTTGGACTTGTGGAGGATATTCGCCGGGCTGCGGAGCTGCTTGTACAGTATCGGCCCTTCATAGCGTTCACCGGGGCTGGCATATCGGCTGAGAGTGGTGTGCCGACCTTCAGGGGGCGTGGTGGGCTATGGGAGAGGTTCAGGCCGGAAGAGCTTGCTACGCCGGAGGCGTTTGAGAGGAACCCCCGGCTTGTCTGGGAATGGTACAGGTGGAGGATGGAGATAATCTACAAGGCCAGGCCGAATCCCGCGCACTACGCGCTAGTTGAGCTTGAGAGGCTCGGGCTCATAAGATGCGTGGTGACGCAGAACGTTGACGGTCTGCACCAGCGTGCTGGGCAGCACTGTGTTGTAGAACTCCACGGGAATATTTGGCGGGCCAGGTGCATGCGCTGCAGTTACAAGCTGGTATTCAGGGAGCCCCCAAGAGAGGTCCCGCCACGCTGTCCGCGCTGTGGCGGCCTCCTGCGCCCCGACGTGGTCTGGTTTGGAGAGCCTCTACCCGAGGAGGCTTGGAGAACAGCGGTCGAGCTTGCAGAGTCTAGCCAGGGCATTCTCGTGGTTGGAACCAGCGGTGTCGTTATGCCTGCAGGCTATATCCCGCACATCGTGAAACAGCATGGCGGCTACGTGGTCGAAGTCAACATAGAGGAGTCAGCGGTAACCCCCATAGCTGATGTATTCCTAAAAGGTAGGGCGGGTGAGGTGCTGCCAAGACTCGTTGAGGAAGCTAGAAAGCTGCTGGCCCACGGTTAG
- a CDS encoding indolepyruvate oxidoreductase subunit beta, protein MAWKVNILIASVGGQGGLTLSRVLAAAAVYAGLSVRTGETLGMSQRFGSVVSYVRIGERVYAPTFPPGEADCMVALELTEAVRNLHMLRRSGLLVAADTVKPPVSASLDQTPHPSRGELLAALREADARLVVVPARELALRTGNPRAANMVLLGVLNKLAGLLPHSAVEKAIINVLRGRRGETSVKAYWLGVDYAARLRESS, encoded by the coding sequence ATGGCCTGGAAGGTAAACATTCTCATAGCCTCTGTCGGGGGGCAGGGGGGACTTACGCTGTCCAGGGTTCTAGCAGCAGCTGCTGTCTACGCGGGGCTTAGCGTGAGAACTGGCGAGACGCTAGGTATGTCCCAGAGGTTCGGCTCGGTAGTCAGCTACGTGCGGATCGGTGAGAGGGTTTACGCGCCGACCTTCCCACCGGGCGAGGCAGACTGCATGGTCGCCCTGGAGCTGACGGAGGCCGTTAGGAACCTGCACATGCTCCGGAGGAGCGGCCTACTAGTGGCAGCCGATACTGTGAAGCCGCCGGTGAGTGCTAGCCTCGACCAGACCCCCCACCCATCCAGGGGGGAGCTGCTGGCAGCACTGAGAGAGGCTGATGCGAGGCTCGTAGTTGTGCCGGCCCGGGAGCTGGCTCTGAGAACAGGGAACCCCCGGGCGGCAAATATGGTGCTGCTTGGTGTGCTCAACAAGCTTGCAGGCCTACTACCACACAGCGCCGTGGAGAAAGCTATCATCAACGTTCTGCGGGGCCGCCGCGGTGAAACTTCCGTCAAGGCTTACTGGCTCGGTGTAGACTATGCTGCAAGGCTGAGAGAATCATCCTAA
- a CDS encoding bifunctional hydroxymethylpyrimidine kinase/phosphomethylpyrimidine kinase has protein sequence MVSGGVLLVDNHGVQVIYPVAVTVAGVDPSGGAGIAADLKAFAAMGVHGAVVVAVVTVQDTRGVRRVHVLPSWLVEEQLQAVLEDYRVGAVKTGVLGSRENVEAIARLLRGRDIALVVDPVYRASAGQLLNSDDAFKAIVEELFPLASLVAPNVPEAERITGTRIRSIEDAKRAARILVEDYGARAALIKGGHLPGEPVDVLYYEDVFWEFRGERRSGCSHGTGCTFTAALAAGLAKGLDLVEAVVRARKLVEEAIEYGFRVGRGDCPVNPLAGLERDAERYRAIAAVEDALRLLLENASRVARYAPEVGMNIAYAIEPRLARSIGDVAGVMGRIVRYGDTLKPVGPVRMGASSHMARLVLAAMERDPSLRAALNIRYAPELIEAARRTGLRVVYVDRRAEPEEVRRVEGASMRWLVERAFAVAGATPDVVYDTGDVGKEAMIRILARTPREAIEKLLRILEALEGRGGMEQEEA, from the coding sequence TTGGTTAGCGGGGGTGTTCTCCTCGTGGACAACCATGGAGTTCAAGTCATCTACCCGGTTGCAGTTACTGTTGCTGGTGTTGATCCTAGTGGTGGTGCAGGCATTGCTGCCGACTTGAAGGCTTTCGCAGCCATGGGTGTTCATGGGGCTGTAGTTGTTGCCGTTGTCACTGTACAGGATACCCGTGGTGTTCGCCGTGTCCATGTGCTGCCCAGCTGGCTTGTAGAGGAGCAGTTGCAGGCCGTGCTCGAGGACTATCGTGTTGGGGCTGTTAAGACCGGGGTGCTGGGCTCCCGCGAGAATGTTGAAGCTATAGCTAGGCTCCTCCGCGGGCGAGACATCGCCCTTGTCGTGGACCCTGTGTATCGTGCTTCGGCGGGCCAGCTACTTAACAGTGATGATGCATTCAAGGCTATTGTGGAGGAGCTATTTCCACTGGCTAGCCTCGTTGCCCCGAACGTGCCTGAGGCCGAGAGGATTACGGGTACACGTATACGCAGTATCGAGGATGCGAAGAGGGCTGCCAGGATACTCGTGGAGGACTATGGTGCTAGGGCCGCCCTAATCAAGGGGGGACACTTGCCCGGCGAGCCTGTTGACGTGCTCTACTACGAGGATGTTTTCTGGGAGTTTAGGGGCGAAAGGAGAAGCGGCTGCAGCCACGGCACTGGCTGCACCTTCACTGCCGCGTTAGCTGCTGGGCTTGCAAAGGGCTTGGACCTGGTCGAAGCCGTTGTGAGGGCTCGAAAGCTAGTCGAGGAGGCTATAGAGTACGGGTTCCGTGTTGGTCGCGGCGATTGTCCCGTAAACCCTCTAGCTGGGCTTGAGAGGGATGCTGAGAGGTACCGAGCCATAGCCGCCGTCGAGGATGCTCTTAGACTCCTCCTCGAGAATGCTAGCCGGGTAGCCCGCTACGCTCCCGAGGTAGGCATGAACATCGCCTATGCTATCGAGCCTCGCCTCGCCCGGAGCATCGGGGACGTCGCAGGTGTCATGGGGAGGATCGTGAGGTACGGCGATACATTGAAGCCCGTTGGTCCAGTGAGGATGGGTGCTTCCAGCCACATGGCCCGCCTGGTCCTAGCAGCAATGGAGCGCGACCCCTCGCTAAGGGCTGCACTAAACATTCGCTACGCCCCCGAGCTGATAGAGGCTGCTAGGCGAACCGGCTTGCGGGTCGTCTATGTTGATCGCCGAGCTGAGCCGGAGGAGGTGCGCAGAGTTGAGGGCGCCAGTATGAGGTGGCTAGTGGAGAGAGCCTTCGCTGTTGCCGGTGCTACGCCAGATGTAGTCTATGATACAGGGGATGTGGGAAAGGAGGCCATGATACGCATCCTAGCTCGCACACCGAGGGAGGCCATTGAGAAGCTCTTGAGGATACTCGAAGCCCTGGAAGGGAGAGGAGGCATGGAGCAGGAAGAGGCATAG
- a CDS encoding ABC transporter substrate-binding protein produces MFKFQLTLLYCVDYTTDTTAKLELLRVGVVASRAALIAGIVVLVVIVAGIAVYFASKPEEKPAAPTEQPTEQPTTTPTEEKPTETKPQLPQLTGNIEEDIVNIANYLIANGVKEVKFTVWGAGDPNSVLRTLAIVEAAYRLNKILEEKGIDFKIIIEQDFKRGGGDQLAEKFATAFQSAANADIMANSYKHLARFAEEGYILDITPYVEAYKDFISDFYSSLLEAVKYNGKYYAIPQDTEARPLYWRTDVAACIKEKTGEDILVNLYEKVEKGEVTWKDVYRYAKLAVENGCSEWGVLHRKGSAHPDLIQFIFAFGGTLYDPNTNKLVLDVPAVYKWLYVEWKMARDGLIPKDMMSWDWAKQIHPTVVDGKTLAWIGGTWHWTEWQTKPYHTDPQTGEKRPLTAEEVKNYFYYTLFPAGEPGQKPVTLSQPFVWYIASNAGKDNPKYDELKEAYHMLAFLLVVKASDPDLVAIHSIISAHLPVTKSAAELINDKAWVEKLAKLEVQLSDEVKNAIKDIVEKTVNDINVEFLADASKMLEYTKLTPIHPRYPALADIFADAVNKVLMGEMEPKDAVNYIIQKIEADPELAKSVEIRGEIPEGWTFP; encoded by the coding sequence ATGTTTAAATTTCAGCTTACGCTACTATATTGTGTGGACTATACTACGGATACGACCGCCAAGCTAGAGCTTCTAAGGGTGGGAGTTGTGGCGAGTCGTGCGGCTTTAATAGCTGGTATTGTTGTGCTTGTTGTTATTGTTGCTGGTATTGCGGTCTACTTTGCCTCCAAGCCTGAGGAGAAGCCTGCAGCACCAACCGAACAGCCAACAGAACAACCAACAACAACACCAACAGAAGAAAAGCCTACGGAGACCAAGCCCCAGCTACCACAGCTAACCGGCAACATAGAGGAGGACATTGTTAACATTGCAAACTACCTGATAGCAAACGGCGTCAAGGAAGTTAAGTTCACCGTCTGGGGCGCCGGTGACCCCAACAGCGTCCTTAGAACCCTGGCAATCGTCGAGGCTGCCTATAGGCTCAACAAGATACTAGAGGAGAAGGGCATAGACTTCAAGATCATTATCGAGCAGGACTTCAAGCGTGGCGGCGGCGACCAGCTAGCAGAGAAGTTCGCCACCGCGTTCCAGAGCGCGGCCAATGCCGACATAATGGCTAACAGCTACAAGCACCTGGCAAGGTTTGCTGAGGAAGGCTACATACTCGACATAACACCATACGTTGAAGCCTACAAGGACTTCATAAGCGACTTCTACTCAAGCCTACTAGAGGCCGTCAAGTACAATGGCAAGTACTACGCCATACCACAGGACACAGAGGCTAGGCCACTCTACTGGAGGACAGACGTAGCGGCATGCATCAAGGAGAAGACCGGTGAGGACATCCTCGTAAACCTCTACGAGAAGGTTGAGAAGGGCGAGGTAACCTGGAAGGACGTCTACCGCTACGCCAAGCTAGCAGTCGAGAACGGCTGCAGCGAGTGGGGCGTACTGCACAGGAAGGGAAGCGCCCACCCAGACCTAATACAGTTCATATTCGCCTTCGGCGGCACACTATACGACCCCAACACCAACAAGCTAGTCCTAGACGTGCCCGCTGTCTACAAGTGGCTGTACGTAGAGTGGAAGATGGCCCGTGACGGCCTCATACCAAAGGACATGATGAGCTGGGACTGGGCAAAGCAGATACACCCAACAGTCGTCGACGGCAAGACGCTAGCCTGGATTGGCGGCACCTGGCACTGGACAGAGTGGCAGACCAAGCCATACCACACCGACCCGCAGACCGGCGAGAAGAGGCCACTAACAGCCGAGGAGGTCAAGAACTACTTCTACTACACGCTATTCCCGGCAGGTGAGCCCGGCCAGAAGCCAGTAACGCTAAGCCAGCCATTCGTGTGGTACATAGCTAGCAATGCTGGCAAGGACAACCCGAAGTACGACGAGCTCAAGGAGGCCTACCACATGCTAGCATTCCTCCTAGTGGTCAAGGCTAGCGACCCAGACCTGGTAGCAATACACAGCATCATCAGCGCACACCTACCAGTAACCAAGAGCGCCGCCGAGCTAATCAACGATAAGGCATGGGTTGAGAAGCTAGCCAAGCTAGAGGTACAGCTAAGCGACGAGGTTAAGAACGCCATAAAGGACATAGTCGAGAAGACGGTCAACGATATTAACGTAGAGTTCCTAGCCGATGCCAGCAAGATGCTAGAGTACACCAAGCTAACACCGATACACCCAAGGTACCCAGCACTAGCCGACATATTCGCTGACGCAGTCAACAAGGTGTTAATGGGCGAGATGGAGCCCAAGGACGCCGTCAACTACATCATACAGAAGATCGAGGCTGACCCAGAGCTAGCAAAGAGCGTCGAGATACGGGGCGAGATACCAGAAGGCTGGACATTCCCATAA
- a CDS encoding (Fe-S)-binding protein yields MDARERLASEAGRCAYCGFCEQACPTLPLGSHRGYGPRGRVLLARLLAEDKIEPTRELVASLYTCTLCGACLIYCPAGIDVVNVVRLARMLAAEKLVGEG; encoded by the coding sequence ATGGATGCTAGGGAGCGGCTAGCCAGCGAGGCTGGTAGATGCGCGTACTGCGGGTTCTGCGAACAGGCCTGCCCAACACTACCCTTGGGATCCCATCGGGGCTACGGGCCAAGGGGCCGCGTGCTACTCGCGAGGCTCCTCGCCGAGGATAAGATAGAGCCCACAAGGGAGCTAGTAGCCTCCCTCTACACCTGCACGCTCTGCGGCGCTTGCCTAATCTATTGCCCCGCCGGAATAGATGTCGTCAATGTTGTAAGGCTAGCAAGGATGCTGGCTGCCGAGAAGCTCGTAGGGGAGGGTTAG
- a CDS encoding FAD-binding oxidoreductase: MGVHRVTGIVQELESILGRGKVYDDPAVVALYSREPSGLEGFGLAVVFPETAEDVSRLAAWAYRRMVPLYPQGSTTSLSGSAVPENGVIVSFERMNRILEVSVLDSVAVVEPGVRIAELNLELARYQHMFPVDPASQAVATVGGAINSGAGGMKGAKYGTMRDWVNQLEIVLADENGTRMTIGCRTVKCRQGYDLVRLIVGSEGTLALVTRAVLRITPLPEAAPTVLGFFDNLGDLVDAFLELRSAGVQPLLAEFLDARTVSIARRGLPGFENVEGHMLLVSVEANREAVERIQAQLVKVFESHGAHGIRVAGDLGEAEEKGLLALRRRLLPAQLEYSRRYWGAPRVQVFIEDIVVPPSRLVEAVEMLNQLTEDYGLPMVLGGHIGDGNLHPAVGFDPGDPGAASRVHAWFTEVMKLAVKLGGSVSAEHGVGMLKREGLRIELERLGSLKALELMKAIKRLFDPHNVLNPGKLF; the protein is encoded by the coding sequence GTGGGGGTGCACCGGGTTACGGGTATCGTGCAGGAGCTTGAATCCATCCTTGGCAGGGGCAAGGTCTACGACGATCCAGCAGTGGTGGCACTCTACTCGCGCGAGCCCAGCGGCCTCGAGGGTTTTGGACTCGCTGTAGTCTTTCCGGAGACCGCCGAGGATGTCTCTAGGCTTGCAGCATGGGCCTATCGTAGGATGGTGCCGCTCTACCCGCAGGGTAGCACTACGAGCCTCTCCGGCTCTGCCGTGCCGGAGAATGGTGTGATAGTTAGCTTTGAGAGGATGAACCGTATCCTTGAGGTTAGCGTGCTTGACTCAGTGGCTGTTGTCGAGCCGGGTGTGAGGATAGCCGAGCTTAACCTCGAGCTCGCCCGGTACCAGCACATGTTCCCCGTGGACCCGGCTAGCCAGGCTGTAGCAACGGTGGGAGGCGCCATTAACAGCGGCGCTGGCGGCATGAAGGGGGCAAAGTATGGCACGATGAGGGACTGGGTTAACCAGCTCGAGATAGTGCTCGCCGACGAGAACGGTACGAGGATGACTATTGGCTGCCGGACCGTGAAGTGCCGACAGGGCTACGACCTGGTAAGGCTTATCGTGGGTAGTGAGGGTACTCTTGCACTTGTAACGAGGGCTGTGCTCCGGATAACACCGCTGCCCGAAGCTGCACCCACAGTACTAGGGTTCTTCGACAACCTGGGGGACCTTGTTGATGCCTTTCTCGAGCTGCGTAGCGCTGGTGTACAACCGCTCCTAGCCGAGTTTCTCGACGCTAGAACAGTATCGATAGCTAGGCGTGGACTCCCCGGCTTCGAGAACGTGGAGGGCCACATGCTGCTGGTTAGCGTGGAGGCTAACCGGGAGGCTGTGGAGCGTATCCAGGCCCAGCTGGTAAAGGTGTTCGAGTCCCACGGGGCTCACGGTATCCGGGTTGCAGGGGACCTAGGGGAGGCTGAGGAGAAGGGGTTGCTAGCGCTACGCCGCAGGCTCCTCCCCGCACAGCTCGAGTACTCGCGGCGCTATTGGGGTGCACCAAGGGTGCAGGTGTTCATAGAGGATATTGTGGTGCCCCCATCAAGGCTCGTGGAGGCCGTGGAAATGCTGAATCAGCTAACTGAGGACTACGGACTCCCCATGGTGCTCGGAGGCCATATAGGTGATGGAAACCTGCACCCCGCCGTAGGCTTCGACCCCGGAGATCCGGGAGCGGCAAGCCGGGTCCATGCATGGTTTACAGAGGTTATGAAGCTAGCCGTGAAGCTGGGCGGAAGCGTTAGCGCCGAGCACGGGGTGGGGATGCTGAAGAGGGAGGGGTTGAGGATTGAGCTTGAGAGGCTTGGCTCGCTAAAAGCCCTCGAACTCATGAAGGCGATAAAGAGGCTATTCGACCCCCACAACGTGCTCAACCCCGGCAAGCTCTTCTAG
- the iorA gene encoding indolepyruvate ferredoxin oxidoreductase subunit alpha, with protein sequence MGNEAIARGVVEAGASVVTGYPGTPSSEVIETLQKLGDGLDIYVEWAVNERVAFEIAYGAAIGGARAMATMKAPGANVAADPMISAAYGGVDGGLVVLIADDPGPHTTQTEQDNRWFAELAKLPMITPSTPQEAKDFTVKGFELSEILGLPVLLRTTTRVNHAVGDVVTGPTREPVRFKRFVRQPERFVRAGMAWNLERHRWLNRTLAQTEDAAEKLGLNMVEGGENAELCIVTEGAAYNYVVEALERLGALERVRIVKLGLLYPAPRKLLSSQLSQCRRVLVVEELDPYVEHVVKRVAFDEGLRIEVLGKDEGLLPLEGELDTAKVLAALAKLLDAEPPAVESASPRREAPPRPPPLCPGCPHRSSYLAIILGIRRAGYRVDEVPIFGDIGCYALSVYPPLNAIWTEHSMGASISMAMGLKLSGYPKPVVATIGDSTFFHAGIQPLIEAVHKRVDMLVVILDNDVVAMTGHQSTPAWTRTETGRPARPVNLVDIVKAIGVDNLAVVDPYDVDGMARVVAEFLRKPGVNVIIAKHPCALLEARLKGVEKVYTVVPEKCTSCMACVKVTGCPALYVTEDGKVGIVEEDCTGCGLCARFCPYGAIVEKPAGRR encoded by the coding sequence ATGGGCAACGAGGCCATTGCACGGGGCGTGGTTGAGGCTGGAGCCTCGGTCGTGACGGGGTACCCGGGTACCCCTTCCTCCGAAGTTATTGAGACCCTGCAGAAGCTCGGCGATGGGCTTGACATCTACGTGGAGTGGGCTGTGAATGAGAGGGTGGCATTCGAGATAGCCTATGGCGCCGCCATAGGCGGCGCAAGAGCTATGGCCACGATGAAGGCGCCTGGTGCGAACGTCGCTGCAGACCCGATGATATCAGCAGCCTACGGAGGCGTTGACGGAGGCCTAGTAGTCCTCATAGCTGACGACCCCGGGCCACATACGACGCAGACCGAGCAGGATAACCGGTGGTTCGCGGAGCTGGCAAAACTGCCAATGATAACCCCCTCCACGCCGCAGGAGGCGAAGGACTTTACTGTTAAGGGGTTCGAGCTGAGCGAGATACTCGGCCTACCAGTGCTCCTCCGCACTACCACTAGGGTAAACCATGCCGTTGGGGACGTTGTTACGGGACCCACTCGGGAGCCAGTAAGGTTCAAGCGGTTTGTTAGGCAGCCAGAGCGCTTCGTGAGAGCAGGCATGGCCTGGAATCTTGAGAGGCACCGGTGGCTAAACAGGACGCTGGCACAGACTGAGGATGCTGCAGAGAAGCTTGGGCTGAACATGGTGGAGGGGGGCGAGAACGCTGAGCTCTGCATCGTAACTGAGGGGGCCGCGTACAACTACGTTGTGGAGGCCCTGGAGAGGCTCGGCGCCCTGGAGAGGGTTAGGATTGTGAAGCTTGGCCTCCTCTACCCGGCGCCTCGCAAGCTGCTATCAAGCCAGCTGTCGCAGTGCCGCAGGGTGCTTGTGGTGGAGGAGCTTGACCCCTACGTGGAGCACGTGGTTAAGAGGGTTGCGTTCGACGAGGGGCTGAGGATTGAGGTTCTCGGCAAGGATGAGGGCTTATTGCCCCTCGAGGGCGAGCTGGATACTGCTAAGGTGCTAGCAGCCCTCGCCAAGCTGCTGGATGCTGAGCCCCCAGCGGTGGAGTCCGCGTCGCCGAGGAGGGAGGCTCCGCCGAGGCCTCCGCCGCTGTGTCCGGGCTGCCCCCACCGCTCCAGCTATCTCGCAATAATCCTCGGCATCCGGAGGGCCGGCTACCGGGTCGACGAGGTGCCAATCTTCGGCGATATTGGCTGCTACGCGCTGAGTGTGTATCCACCACTAAACGCTATATGGACCGAGCACAGCATGGGTGCGAGCATATCTATGGCTATGGGTCTCAAGCTGTCCGGGTACCCGAAACCTGTGGTTGCAACCATTGGCGACTCGACATTCTTCCATGCGGGGATACAGCCGCTGATAGAGGCTGTCCACAAGAGGGTAGACATGCTCGTGGTGATACTGGATAACGACGTCGTAGCTATGACGGGGCACCAGTCAACACCGGCCTGGACCAGGACCGAGACCGGCAGGCCAGCCAGGCCCGTGAACCTGGTAGACATAGTCAAGGCTATAGGTGTCGATAACCTTGCAGTTGTGGATCCATATGATGTTGACGGGATGGCTAGGGTTGTCGCGGAGTTTCTGAGGAAGCCCGGGGTAAACGTAATCATAGCAAAGCATCCATGTGCACTGCTCGAGGCTAGGCTGAAGGGCGTAGAGAAGGTCTACACTGTGGTGCCGGAGAAGTGTACCAGCTGTATGGCTTGTGTGAAGGTTACGGGGTGCCCCGCACTCTACGTTACCGAGGACGGCAAGGTGGGGATAGTGGAGGAGGATTGTACTGGCTGTGGGCTCTGTGCCCGTTTCTGCCCCTACGGCGCCATAGTCGAGAAGCCAGCCGGTAGGAGGTGA
- a CDS encoding ABC transporter substrate-binding protein — protein MSRGAYIAVAVVVVAAALVAAVLVSWGGGGTQLSQPGQASTAAEQHCAAVETVRIGTLRGGVSTLDVIETLGLDEKHCLQIETLYFAKTLDLANALARGDIDVAVIPAEFVAKLREQGTDAVIIAVDFYQNQAIVVRPGVEAETIENLEGARLGVFKPTGTYAIFRAYMKAIYGIDVEEYFTLVDAPPPQLVQAFERGDVDAVVLWEPLVSKLVVEYGGRILVSYEQLWREWPGHVGDQGVMIVYAARGSWARENPELVEALQAARSEAAHAWNNNMSLAVDILAKGYGLSREAAEYCWQRLKMEESEALSKPMVENILAVWELARRGGYISSSPDQLAEGAFWQAG, from the coding sequence GTGAGCCGCGGGGCGTACATTGCCGTAGCCGTGGTAGTGGTAGCTGCCGCACTTGTTGCAGCTGTCCTCGTCTCCTGGGGTGGTGGTGGAACACAGCTCAGCCAGCCTGGTCAGGCAAGTACAGCTGCGGAGCAGCACTGCGCAGCGGTTGAAACGGTTCGTATTGGCACGCTGCGCGGCGGGGTATCAACGCTAGACGTTATCGAGACCTTGGGACTGGATGAGAAGCACTGCCTTCAGATTGAAACACTATACTTCGCCAAGACTCTAGATCTCGCAAACGCGCTCGCGCGCGGAGACATAGATGTGGCTGTTATACCTGCAGAGTTTGTGGCCAAGCTCCGGGAGCAGGGCACAGATGCAGTGATAATAGCCGTTGACTTCTACCAGAACCAGGCTATAGTCGTGCGGCCTGGCGTAGAGGCAGAGACCATAGAGAACCTGGAGGGTGCTCGGCTAGGCGTGTTTAAGCCAACCGGTACCTACGCGATATTCAGGGCCTACATGAAGGCTATCTACGGTATCGACGTTGAGGAGTACTTTACACTCGTGGACGCCCCGCCGCCACAGCTTGTGCAGGCCTTCGAGAGGGGTGACGTTGACGCTGTTGTTCTCTGGGAGCCCCTGGTCTCGAAGCTTGTGGTGGAGTATGGTGGCAGGATACTCGTAAGCTACGAGCAGCTCTGGAGGGAGTGGCCGGGCCACGTCGGCGACCAGGGCGTAATGATTGTCTATGCTGCCCGAGGTAGCTGGGCACGCGAAAACCCAGAACTCGTCGAAGCCCTCCAGGCTGCAAGGAGCGAGGCTGCACACGCCTGGAACAACAATATGAGCCTAGCCGTGGACATTCTCGCTAAGGGCTATGGACTGAGCCGGGAGGCTGCAGAGTATTGCTGGCAGAGACTGAAGATGGAGGAGTCGGAGGCGCTGTCAAAGCCTATGGTGGAGAACATACTGGCGGTATGGGAGCTGGCCAGACGGGGAGGATACATATCCTCAAGCCCCGACCAGCTGGCAGAAGGGGCATTCTGGCAGGCTGGCTAA
- a CDS encoding carbohydrate ABC transporter permease, whose translation MALPKPRVNPALFFLIPALTLIAIFYVVPLFLSIYISFTPLKNWNIQKYLGEVTTYNYERLIHMIRYDPDFGMVVKTTLFFVPVTLLINVLGGLALALATFLMEEAVSLPTRVLWILPRMTPVAVYSLMWYYFFLGDASGTLNNLLMRLGIIDQPVNWGNDPNLLPYSAWTILVIVNALVGVSFGMVVFYSALRSIPREHIIAARIDGASTWQLVRHILIPQLRWHLIYVTVWQLLSLLTTYTHIFLLVKWGAVHKYWGSTWALYVFNKAFEAEWGSEQGLAAAAATILVIIGSVLGLIALRILGYGKMMGEPRGEL comes from the coding sequence TTGGCCCTCCCCAAACCCCGCGTAAACCCTGCATTGTTTTTCCTCATACCCGCCCTAACGCTTATAGCCATATTCTACGTTGTACCCCTCTTCCTCTCGATATACATCAGCTTTACCCCACTCAAGAACTGGAACATCCAGAAGTACCTTGGAGAAGTCACAACATACAACTATGAGCGTCTTATACACATGATACGCTACGACCCCGACTTTGGCATGGTTGTTAAGACGACACTGTTCTTCGTACCCGTTACCTTGCTTATCAATGTACTTGGCGGGCTCGCCCTGGCCCTCGCAACATTCCTCATGGAGGAGGCTGTCTCGCTTCCAACCCGTGTGCTCTGGATACTCCCCCGCATGACACCTGTCGCAGTCTACTCGCTCATGTGGTACTACTTCTTCCTCGGAGATGCGAGTGGCACACTCAACAACCTATTGATGAGGCTCGGCATTATAGACCAGCCAGTCAACTGGGGTAATGATCCCAACCTACTCCCCTACAGCGCCTGGACCATACTCGTCATAGTTAACGCTCTTGTAGGCGTTAGCTTCGGCATGGTCGTGTTCTACAGCGCGCTCCGCAGCATCCCCCGAGAGCACATAATCGCCGCCCGCATAGACGGAGCCTCCACTTGGCAGCTCGTCCGCCACATACTCATCCCGCAGCTACGCTGGCACCTCATCTACGTTACTGTCTGGCAGCTACTGAGCCTCCTGACAACGTATACCCACATATTCCTGCTCGTTAAGTGGGGCGCTGTACACAAGTACTGGGGGAGCACCTGGGCCCTCTACGTCTTCAATAAGGCCTTCGAGGCTGAGTGGGGTAGCGAGCAGGGACTCGCCGCTGCCGCTGCAACAATACTAGTAATCATAGGCTCTGTGCTCGGCCTCATAGCGCTAAGAATACTCGGCTATGGCAAGATGATGGGTGAGCCGAGGGGTGAGCTGTAA